In Methylotenera sp. L2L1, the following proteins share a genomic window:
- the mch gene encoding methenyltetrahydromethanopterin cyclohydrolase, which translates to MQNTSSTQTSATAPSVNQLSAPLVKRLIEQAETLHVGVSQHASGCTIIDAGIQFPGCAEAGRIIAEICMGGLGEVRLQADDRFADWHDAIVVSSAQPVYACLASQYAGWALSHEKFFSLGSGPARALAQREDLFKELAYVDSGTSTCIVLETDKVPPVEVIEKILRDTKMSAEQLTIILTPTTSVAGVVQIVGRVLEVALHKAHTLHFPLENIVSGTGLAVLPPVANDFMTGMGRTNDAILFGGFVSLQVKGDDAAAAKLAQDLPSSASKDYGKTFAEVFKFYDMDFYKIDPMLFSPAKVAVTNIDTGNVFEAGQLNADLINLSFR; encoded by the coding sequence ATGCAAAATACCTCTTCAACTCAAACATCGGCGACAGCGCCTAGTGTTAATCAGCTTAGTGCGCCATTGGTAAAAAGGCTAATCGAGCAAGCAGAGACTTTGCACGTTGGTGTATCTCAACACGCTTCTGGTTGTACCATCATTGATGCTGGCATCCAGTTTCCAGGCTGTGCTGAGGCTGGCCGTATAATTGCTGAAATTTGCATGGGTGGCTTAGGCGAGGTGCGTTTGCAGGCGGATGACCGCTTTGCTGATTGGCACGACGCAATTGTCGTGAGTTCAGCACAGCCTGTATATGCTTGCTTGGCTAGTCAATACGCAGGTTGGGCGCTTAGCCATGAGAAGTTCTTTTCATTAGGCTCAGGTCCAGCGCGTGCATTAGCACAGCGTGAAGATTTATTTAAAGAGCTGGCCTACGTAGATAGCGGCACTAGCACTTGTATCGTGCTGGAAACGGATAAAGTTCCGCCAGTTGAAGTGATTGAAAAAATCTTGCGCGACACAAAAATGTCTGCGGAACAATTGACTATTATTTTAACGCCAACAACCAGTGTGGCAGGTGTAGTACAGATTGTAGGTCGAGTATTAGAGGTAGCCTTACATAAGGCACATACTTTACATTTCCCACTTGAGAATATTGTTAGCGGCACGGGTCTAGCTGTATTGCCGCCAGTGGCCAATGACTTTATGACTGGCATGGGTCGCACTAACGATGCTATTTTGTTTGGCGGTTTTGTAAGCCTGCAAGTGAAGGGCGATGATGCAGCAGCAGCTAAATTGGCGCAAGATTTACCAAGTAGCGCTTCTAAAGACTATGGCAAAACGTTTGCTGAAGTATTCAAATTCTATGATATGGATTTTTACAAAATTGACCCAATGTTATTTAGCCCAGCTAAAGTGGCTGTTACTAACATTGATACAGGTAACGTGTTTGAGGCTGGTCAGTTAAATGCAGATTTAATTAATTTGTCATTTCGTTAA
- a CDS encoding NAD(P)-dependent methylenetetrahydromethanopterin dehydrogenase, with protein sequence MEKASILHVFTAAKNASPFDVNMAFDAGFDKIVPYTNVELSEVTGLTQDAIFSRGLSGVKREGIFIGGRDIDLAMDMLTAAKKAMFAPFACSAFADPSGAFTTAAAMIAKVEAHLKENFGESLTGKTLSVFGSTGPVGSCASIIAAQQGANVQMVAHSSVASVEPKAAVWNEKYQVSMKVVDGTTEAKKEEILAQSDIVICSAAAGIQVISKAQLALAKNLKVVADVNAVAPLGVEGVNVSDDGVKIEGTNIYGIGAIAVGQLKYNTQHQLLKQMLPTDQPFEKPKYLEFSAAFKLARDLLKVHS encoded by the coding sequence ATGGAAAAAGCTAGCATTTTGCATGTATTCACGGCCGCTAAGAACGCAAGTCCGTTCGATGTCAACATGGCCTTTGACGCTGGCTTTGATAAAATTGTGCCGTATACCAATGTTGAACTTTCAGAGGTAACGGGTTTAACGCAAGATGCAATTTTCTCACGCGGGCTATCTGGTGTTAAACGTGAAGGTATTTTTATCGGTGGTCGCGATATTGATTTGGCGATGGATATGCTAACTGCTGCTAAAAAAGCAATGTTCGCACCTTTTGCTTGTTCAGCATTTGCTGACCCATCAGGTGCGTTTACTACTGCAGCAGCGATGATTGCAAAAGTAGAAGCACACCTTAAAGAAAACTTTGGTGAGAGCTTAACTGGCAAAACATTAAGCGTGTTTGGCTCTACCGGCCCAGTTGGAAGCTGTGCATCAATTATTGCAGCGCAGCAAGGCGCTAATGTGCAAATGGTCGCGCATAGTTCAGTGGCTTCTGTCGAGCCTAAGGCTGCTGTTTGGAATGAAAAATACCAAGTGAGTATGAAAGTGGTTGACGGTACAACTGAGGCTAAAAAAGAAGAGATTCTTGCACAGTCTGATATTGTAATCTGTTCAGCAGCTGCTGGTATTCAAGTAATTAGCAAAGCGCAGTTGGCACTTGCTAAAAACCTAAAAGTGGTTGCTGACGTTAATGCCGTTGCGCCACTTGGCGTGGAAGGCGTGAATGTAAGTGATGATGGCGTGAAAATTGAAGGTACTAACATTTACGGCATTGGCGCAATTGCTGTTGGTCAGTTGAAATACAACACGCAACACCAATTGCTTAAACAAATGCTACCAACAGACCAACCGTTTGAAAAACCAAAATATTTGGAATTCTCAGCTGCATTCAAATTGGCACGTGATCTATTAAAAGTTCACTCTTAA
- a CDS encoding beta-ribofuranosylaminobenzene 5'-phosphate synthase family protein codes for MAASIEVSTSGRLHMGFFDLHGGLGRKFGSIGLSLAEPNLVLSAKSSKLLNVSAADAVPASVTARVYKVARQILDTMNVSGAVDISISESVPEHSGLGSGTQMALATGAVINYLYQLNLNTMQLAALTGRGRRSGVGISAFDYGGLLIDGGRVVSATHATPPPMLARYDFPEEWAILLIFDTSEPGIHGERERIAFNELPVFSESLAAHLCRHVLMQAMPALVEQDLIAFGQSIQVLQQHVGDYFLPVQGGRYASRLVSAVLERLETMGAPCFGQSSWGPTGFAIFANQHEAELHLQQLKTSFTDHALSWKICSACNHGAKFNKFDVTV; via the coding sequence ATGGCTGCTAGCATTGAAGTGTCAACCAGTGGCCGTTTGCACATGGGTTTTTTTGATTTACATGGTGGCTTAGGCCGTAAGTTTGGCAGTATTGGCTTAAGTCTTGCCGAGCCTAATTTGGTGTTAAGTGCGAAATCATCTAAATTGCTTAATGTATCAGCGGCTGACGCTGTGCCGGCGTCTGTCACTGCAAGAGTCTACAAAGTCGCACGCCAGATTTTAGATACGATGAATGTATCAGGAGCTGTCGACATCAGTATTAGTGAATCTGTGCCTGAGCATTCTGGTTTAGGTTCTGGTACTCAAATGGCGCTAGCGACTGGTGCTGTGATTAATTATTTATACCAGCTTAATCTAAATACAATGCAGCTTGCAGCATTAACAGGACGCGGTAGGCGTTCTGGTGTTGGTATCTCTGCTTTTGATTATGGAGGTTTATTGATTGATGGTGGTCGTGTGGTATCTGCTACGCATGCAACCCCGCCGCCGATGTTGGCAAGATATGATTTTCCTGAAGAGTGGGCTATATTGTTAATCTTTGATACAAGTGAGCCTGGCATTCATGGTGAGCGAGAGAGGATTGCTTTTAATGAATTGCCTGTATTTTCAGAAAGTCTGGCAGCGCATTTATGTAGGCACGTATTGATGCAGGCGATGCCGGCACTAGTGGAACAAGATTTAATAGCTTTCGGGCAAAGTATTCAGGTGTTACAGCAGCATGTAGGGGACTACTTTCTGCCCGTGCAGGGAGGACGCTACGCGAGCCGGTTGGTGAGTGCTGTGCTTGAACGTCTTGAGACGATGGGAGCGCCGTGTTTTGGGCAGAGTTCTTGGGGGCCGACAGGTTTTGCTATATTTGCCAACCAACATGAAGCAGAACTGCATTTGCAACAGTTAAAAACAAGCTTTACCGACCATGCACTTTCATGGAAAATTTGCAGTGCATGCAATCATGGTGCAAAATTCAATAAATTCGACGTAACCGTATAA
- a CDS encoding triphosphoribosyl-dephospho-CoA synthase, whose protein sequence is MTNKLTQQQLALAYKNACMAELQALKPGNVHAFADGHGMTIQDFIQSAEVTAEPITRPGFSVGERVFYSVEATKNAVGQNTNLGMLLLCAPLIHTAFNLQAGQALWNQLDITLRQLTVDDAALVARAIVLANPGGLGTSDQHDVHEAPQISLLEMMCSAQDKDRISWQYANAFQDVVSFGVNLYADALLKWENVAWATTALYLGFLTNYADTHVQRKHGIEVAKSLMQEAKEIESSYWATNNPKLMQKQLLVWDTSLKARKINPGTSADLTVATLLASNLVLVT, encoded by the coding sequence ATGACAAATAAATTAACACAACAACAATTAGCACTCGCCTATAAAAATGCATGTATGGCTGAGTTGCAGGCATTGAAGCCAGGTAACGTGCACGCATTTGCAGATGGACACGGTATGACGATTCAGGACTTTATTCAAAGTGCTGAAGTGACCGCTGAGCCCATCACTCGTCCTGGCTTTTCAGTAGGTGAGCGAGTGTTCTACTCGGTAGAGGCTACGAAGAATGCAGTTGGGCAAAATACTAATTTGGGTATGCTTTTGCTGTGTGCGCCGCTAATACATACAGCCTTTAATTTGCAAGCTGGGCAGGCTTTATGGAATCAGTTGGATATCACATTGAGACAATTGACTGTAGATGATGCAGCACTCGTTGCTAGAGCAATCGTGTTAGCTAATCCAGGTGGTTTGGGTACATCTGATCAACATGATGTGCATGAAGCACCACAAATTAGTCTGCTTGAAATGATGTGTTCAGCACAAGATAAAGACCGCATTTCTTGGCAATATGCAAATGCGTTTCAAGATGTTGTGAGTTTTGGCGTTAATTTATACGCAGATGCCTTACTTAAATGGGAGAATGTAGCTTGGGCAACAACAGCATTGTATTTGGGGTTTTTGACTAACTATGCTGACACACATGTGCAGCGTAAACATGGTATAGAAGTTGCTAAAAGTTTGATGCAGGAGGCTAAAGAAATTGAGTCTAGTTATTGGGCTACGAACAACCCTAAGTTAATGCAGAAGCAGTTACTTGTGTGGGATACATCCCTTAAAGCAAGAAAAATTAATCCAGGAACAAGTGCTGATTTGACGGTGGCCACTTTGTTGGCTAGTAACTTAGTGCTGGTCACATAA
- a CDS encoding ATP-grasp domain-containing protein — MKIPIFTDDAGWQGNQLKLAFAKQGVETTFVSLQDCVINLAQQAPHIEIPYFNANPQAAFVRGVAGGTLPQVITRLNVLHMLTMQGVRIYNQVRAIERTVDKAMTSFLLREHQVMTPATWACESRSQAEVVREQAQKNHQDLVLKPLFGSQGQGVRKLDAHESLPVPMQQYVDGVYYFQEFIETADTPHDYRVFVVAGRVISTMRRLGSGFVNNVAAGGRCEAVKANDAMIEIALKAAKAVDIDYCGVDVIQAVTGEYYVLEVNSIPAWRGLQSVTDFNIAEVLVDDFLQKL, encoded by the coding sequence TTGAAAATACCTATTTTTACCGATGACGCTGGTTGGCAGGGCAACCAGCTCAAGCTTGCATTCGCAAAACAGGGTGTTGAAACCACATTCGTATCTCTGCAGGATTGCGTGATTAATTTAGCGCAACAAGCCCCACATATCGAGATTCCATACTTTAATGCCAACCCACAAGCTGCATTTGTGCGCGGTGTAGCCGGCGGTACATTACCGCAGGTTATCACTCGCTTAAATGTGCTGCATATGCTTACGATGCAAGGGGTTCGCATTTACAATCAAGTGCGAGCTATTGAGCGTACGGTTGATAAAGCCATGACAAGCTTTTTGTTACGTGAGCATCAGGTAATGACGCCCGCTACGTGGGCTTGTGAGTCAAGGTCGCAAGCAGAAGTAGTTCGGGAGCAAGCCCAGAAAAATCATCAGGACTTAGTATTAAAGCCGCTGTTTGGATCTCAAGGGCAAGGTGTGCGTAAACTTGATGCCCATGAGTCCTTGCCTGTGCCGATGCAGCAATATGTGGATGGTGTGTATTACTTCCAAGAGTTTATCGAAACAGCTGATACACCACATGATTACCGTGTATTTGTAGTGGCTGGTAGAGTGATTTCAACCATGCGCAGACTAGGTAGTGGGTTTGTCAACAACGTTGCTGCTGGTGGGCGTTGTGAGGCGGTAAAAGCCAATGATGCAATGATAGAGATTGCCTTAAAAGCAGCGAAGGCCGTTGATATAGATTATTGCGGTGTCGATGTGATTCAAGCCGTGACTGGCGAGTATTATGTGCTAGAGGTGAATAGTATTCCAGCTTGGCGTGGCCTTCAAAGTGTGACTGATTTTAATATTGCTGAAGTGCTAGTCGATGATTTCTTGCAGAAACTTTAA
- a CDS encoding ATP-grasp domain-containing protein yields MAEAALIVKYDDLGFDAEDLLQTLHSLDNERLDSGALRLNQFAGFVYGSGFEAQPDLLKKVAALVPVIGNSSATLAATKDLSVFFATMQKLNIKHPETIEQLPADVDLSLYVHKFSGGSGGVHIKPAASIQNHWLEQHYFQRRLEGVPVSLLFIANGSDIEAVGFNEQWVCASAHMPFRYGGAASYAALSVNVQQQLLDAAKQLTVAFGLLGLNSLDAIVHQTSAGTEQASVLEINPRLSATVNLYSNDGVLFERHIQACVHGRLSDAHELQDDVAVSKAHAIVYADIDVTLNTEMVWPSWVTDTPIQLATPLKIVAGAPVCSVLAYADNAVAAKKEVLARVQQIKNLLQSTH; encoded by the coding sequence TTGGCAGAAGCTGCGCTGATAGTAAAATATGATGACCTTGGGTTTGATGCAGAAGACCTGCTGCAAACACTCCATAGCTTAGACAATGAGCGTTTAGATAGTGGCGCATTACGGCTAAACCAGTTTGCAGGGTTTGTGTACGGAAGCGGGTTTGAAGCGCAGCCAGATTTGCTCAAAAAAGTGGCGGCGTTAGTTCCCGTGATTGGCAACTCTTCTGCTACTTTGGCTGCCACCAAAGATTTAAGCGTGTTTTTTGCAACCATGCAAAAACTAAATATTAAGCATCCTGAGACAATTGAGCAGTTACCTGCTGATGTCGATTTGAGTTTGTATGTGCATAAGTTTTCTGGCGGTAGCGGTGGTGTGCATATAAAGCCTGCAGCGTCGATACAGAATCACTGGTTAGAACAGCATTACTTTCAACGCAGGCTTGAAGGCGTGCCAGTTTCGCTCTTGTTTATAGCTAATGGCAGTGATATTGAGGCGGTGGGCTTTAATGAGCAGTGGGTTTGTGCCAGTGCGCATATGCCGTTTCGCTATGGCGGTGCAGCCAGTTATGCTGCGCTATCTGTAAATGTACAGCAACAGTTATTAGATGCGGCTAAACAGTTAACCGTTGCATTTGGTCTGTTAGGTTTAAATAGTTTGGATGCGATTGTGCATCAAACAAGCGCAGGTACGGAGCAGGCGTCTGTGTTAGAAATTAACCCGAGGCTAAGCGCAACGGTTAATTTATATAGTAATGACGGCGTTTTATTTGAGCGACATATACAGGCGTGTGTGCATGGGCGATTGTCTGATGCGCACGAACTGCAGGATGATGTGGCAGTATCTAAAGCGCATGCTATTGTGTATGCCGATATTGATGTAACGTTAAATACAGAAATGGTTTGGCCAAGTTGGGTGACGGATACGCCCATTCAACTGGCTACACCGTTAAAGATTGTAGCTGGTGCTCCAGTTTGCAGTGTGCTTGCGTACGCAGATAATGCAGTTGCAGCAAAAAAAGAAGTGCTGGCTAGAGTGCAGCAGATTAAAAACTTATTACAATCTACTCATTAA
- a CDS encoding response regulator transcription factor, translating into MKIALLEDDLAFAEILIEWLQEAGFEVDHFKTGIDFLRQFPHEQYDLCVFDWALPDMEGPDVMVSIKLRANKLPPIIFFTGRSEEQDIVRVIEAGADDYVVKPASRPLLMARINALLRRTSNQSVDEASYEFGSVKFDTKLRITTLAGEEVKLTDKEFDLALYFLKNEGALLSRVHLMNVVWGASSEVETRKVDVHISHLRSKLKLTPEYGWKLTSIYQQGYRLERNR; encoded by the coding sequence ATGAAAATTGCGCTGTTGGAAGATGATCTGGCTTTTGCCGAAATATTGATTGAGTGGCTGCAGGAAGCTGGTTTTGAGGTGGATCATTTTAAAACAGGGATAGACTTCTTACGTCAGTTTCCGCATGAGCAATATGATTTATGTGTATTTGACTGGGCATTGCCAGATATGGAGGGCCCGGATGTCATGGTCAGTATTAAGCTTAGAGCTAATAAGCTTCCTCCCATTATATTTTTTACCGGTAGGTCCGAAGAGCAGGATATTGTTCGCGTGATAGAGGCCGGTGCTGATGATTATGTCGTCAAACCAGCCAGTCGACCTTTGTTAATGGCGCGAATCAATGCATTGCTCAGGCGCACCTCCAATCAGTCTGTCGATGAGGCTAGCTATGAGTTTGGTAGTGTAAAGTTTGATACAAAACTAAGAATTACTACGCTGGCAGGCGAGGAAGTTAAGCTGACCGACAAGGAGTTTGATTTAGCGCTGTATTTCTTGAAAAATGAGGGCGCCTTATTATCAAGAGTACATTTAATGAATGTGGTGTGGGGCGCTAGTTCAGAAGTAGAGACTCGTAAGGTGGATGTGCATATTAGTCATTTACGCTCAAAATTAAAGCTTACGCCAGAATATGGCTGGAAGTTGACGTCAATTTATCAGCAGGGCTATAGGCTCGAGCGCAATCGCTAG
- the ppsA gene encoding phosphoenolpyruvate synthase, translating to MSAHVIPFENLRNVDVPSVGGKNASLGEMISQLTAKGVRVPTGFATTADAYREFLAQNGLDAKINAELDKLNVDDTQALAICGKQVREWIMAAPFPAALEKAIAENYEILTAKSGNGATFAVRSSATAEDLPDASFAGQQESFLNIQGLDNILHAIKEVFASLYNDRAISYRVHKGFVHADVALSAGVQQMVRSDIGCAGVMFTIDTESGFKDVVFITSSYGLGETVVQGAVNPDEFYVHKPTLAQGKPSIVRRTMGSKLIKMVFSDATRAGKSTHTIDVDPTDSDRYSLSNEDVLELARYAMTIEQHYGCPMDIEWGKNGVDNKLYILQARPETVKSQEAVNNVTETFKLNKHSEKPLVVGRAVTQKVGVGPVRIVLDPADMHLVQPGDVLVADMTDPNWEPVMKRASALVTNRGGRTCHAAIIARELGIPAIVGAVNATDVLREGEIVTVSCAEGESGFVYHGEIEYDVNTQAAAALKPAPCKIMMNVGNPDMAFSFAKTPNDGVGLARLEFVINNMVGIHPKAILNMDAMPSAIQTTIKNRSRGYASPKQFYIDKVAEGVATIAAAFYPKPVIVRTSDFKSNEYKKLVGGEIYEPDEENPMIGFRGAARYMAEDFKECFAMECVAMKKVRDEMGLTNVELMIPFVRTIAEAKAVTEIMAANGLKRGENGLRLIMMCEIPSNALLAEQFLAYFDGFSIGSNDLTQLTLGMDRDSGILADGFDERNDAVKVLLKMAISTCNRLGKYVGICGQGPSDHPDFAEWLVDEGIKSISLNPDTVVATWQLLTKNKS from the coding sequence ATGTCAGCCCACGTTATTCCATTTGAAAATTTACGCAACGTAGACGTCCCTTCAGTCGGCGGTAAGAATGCATCGTTAGGCGAAATGATTTCTCAGCTAACTGCAAAAGGTGTAAGGGTCCCTACTGGCTTTGCGACTACTGCAGATGCATATCGTGAATTTTTAGCTCAAAATGGCTTGGATGCCAAAATCAATGCTGAACTTGATAAATTAAACGTCGATGACACACAGGCGCTTGCCATATGTGGTAAACAAGTGCGCGAGTGGATCATGGCAGCACCATTCCCTGCTGCATTAGAAAAAGCAATTGCTGAAAACTATGAAATTCTGACTGCTAAATCAGGTAACGGCGCTACATTTGCCGTTCGTTCATCAGCAACCGCAGAAGATCTGCCAGACGCATCATTTGCTGGCCAACAAGAATCATTCTTAAACATCCAAGGTTTGGATAACATCTTGCACGCAATTAAAGAGGTGTTTGCTTCTTTATATAACGACCGTGCGATTTCATACCGTGTACACAAAGGCTTTGTGCACGCGGATGTTGCACTTTCAGCTGGTGTACAACAAATGGTGCGTAGTGACATTGGCTGTGCTGGCGTGATGTTTACAATTGACACTGAATCTGGCTTTAAAGATGTAGTGTTTATCACATCATCTTACGGCCTAGGCGAAACCGTAGTACAGGGCGCTGTGAACCCTGATGAGTTCTATGTACACAAACCAACATTAGCACAAGGAAAACCTTCAATCGTGCGCCGTACTATGGGCTCTAAGTTGATTAAAATGGTATTCAGTGATGCAACGCGTGCTGGAAAAAGTACACACACGATTGACGTGGACCCAACTGATAGCGATCGTTATTCATTATCAAATGAAGACGTGTTAGAGCTTGCACGTTATGCAATGACGATTGAACAACATTACGGCTGTCCAATGGACATCGAATGGGGTAAAAATGGCGTAGACAACAAGCTTTACATCTTGCAAGCACGTCCTGAAACCGTAAAATCACAAGAAGCAGTGAACAACGTGACAGAGACATTCAAACTTAACAAACATAGCGAGAAACCATTAGTGGTAGGCCGTGCTGTTACGCAAAAAGTAGGCGTAGGCCCTGTGCGTATCGTGCTGGACCCCGCAGATATGCACTTAGTGCAACCAGGTGACGTATTAGTTGCTGACATGACAGACCCTAACTGGGAACCAGTGATGAAACGCGCGAGCGCTTTAGTGACTAACCGTGGCGGTCGTACCTGTCACGCAGCGATTATCGCGCGTGAGTTAGGTATTCCAGCAATTGTTGGTGCGGTTAACGCTACTGATGTATTACGTGAAGGTGAAATCGTTACCGTATCATGCGCTGAAGGTGAATCAGGCTTTGTGTACCACGGTGAGATTGAATATGACGTAAACACACAAGCGGCTGCAGCACTCAAACCAGCGCCATGTAAAATCATGATGAACGTTGGCAACCCAGACATGGCGTTCAGCTTTGCCAAAACACCAAATGACGGCGTAGGCTTAGCCCGCTTAGAGTTTGTGATTAACAACATGGTTGGTATCCATCCAAAAGCCATTTTAAACATGGATGCAATGCCAAGTGCGATTCAAACAACGATTAAAAACCGCTCACGTGGTTATGCTTCACCTAAACAATTCTATATCGACAAAGTAGCTGAAGGTGTTGCAACCATCGCGGCTGCGTTCTACCCGAAACCAGTCATTGTACGTACATCAGATTTTAAATCTAATGAGTACAAAAAATTAGTGGGTGGCGAGATTTACGAACCAGATGAAGAAAATCCAATGATTGGCTTCCGCGGTGCAGCACGTTACATGGCAGAAGACTTCAAAGAGTGCTTTGCAATGGAGTGTGTCGCCATGAAAAAAGTACGTGATGAAATGGGCCTCACTAACGTTGAGTTAATGATTCCTTTCGTTCGCACTATTGCTGAAGCAAAAGCAGTGACTGAGATCATGGCTGCGAATGGCCTTAAACGTGGTGAAAATGGTTTGCGCCTGATCATGATGTGCGAGATTCCATCGAATGCATTACTGGCAGAGCAGTTCCTAGCTTACTTCGACGGCTTCTCAATTGGCTCTAATGACTTAACACAGTTAACTTTAGGTATGGATCGTGACTCAGGCATCCTTGCAGATGGCTTTGATGAACGTAACGATGCAGTAAAAGTATTACTGAAAATGGCCATCAGCACTTGCAACCGTTTAGGCAAATATGTAGGTATTTGTGGTCAAGGGCCATCAGATCACCCTGACTTTGCAGAATGGTTAGTAGATGAAGGTATTAAATCTATTTCACTTAACCCTGATACAGTCGTGGCAACTTGGCAGCTTCTTACCAAAAACAAAAGCTAG